The following proteins are encoded in a genomic region of Spirosoma sp. SC4-14:
- a CDS encoding TonB-dependent receptor, translated as MKSTLYRLLHSSLLGAVLLLWSLNASAQDRRITGKISGADGAVPGANVVLKGTTTGTATDAEGNFTINVRGSNPTIVISAIGFKTQEVAVGNRSEVNVTLEDEATALNEVVVTGYSTESRRETTGAVSTVKPAQLKVVPSTNVEQQLQGRVSGVTVITNGQPGTSSQVRIRGFGSFGGNQPLYVVDGVPTQNIAYLAPDDIESTTVLKDAASASIYGARAASGVIVLTTKKGQRNAQKLTVTYDGLYGVTDPGKGPATLNPQEQADWTWQARKNDIYQAGGTIGPDSFTGIANGQYGAGQSPVLPDYLLVGSNVGLSASQVDLAAEKLKYNTNSANGPVYLVIPSNKQGTNWYNEITRVAPLTRHTLGFSGGTASSRYYLSLSYQNQAGIIIYNNYKRYTFRANTEFDITKKLRFGENLQMAYISNTGVLGGVGSQLGNGTNNNSSSPSDENDVLLAFRMAPIIPVYNSFGGYAGTAAKGFNNPSNPVANRQAAQNNGNFNIYGFGNAYLEYDLLPSLTLKSSIGGTYFSNYFNSYGRVQYENSENNTTYTYSEGSGYGLAWTFTNTASYKQRFGVHDVSVLAGIEALNTGAGRSISGSGQNPFTTDPNYVTISTTTPGATRNVNSGYGLGNKFYSLFAQARYTFNDKYIVTGVVRRDGSSQFAPSNRFGVFPAISAAWRISSEEFMKNLPWVSDLKIRGGYGIMGNSNYLSATNQYNLFASNAGNGYDISGTNNSISAGFYRSQIGNPTAKWESSVTSNIGLDGSFFNNKLELILDFWRKDTKDLLFQLSLPGVVGVRASAPYSNVASMRNQGIDITAITRGNITSDLGYEVTVVGGFLSNKIVSLAPGVPYFASGGTRLNGNVVRNQPGQPISSFFGYKVIGLFNSKEEVAAAPTQDGAAPGRFRYADINGDGKIDDNDRTFLGSPVPKFTGSITLTLKYKGFDLNTNLYASIGNKLFNNQRWFTDFYPSFTGAAVSARVKDSWLPTHTNTDIPIFESASNFSTNTQPNSYYVENGSYGRMQYLNIGYTFPSVILNRIKMSRLRISASATNLFTITKYKGLDPGVGGAADTNFGIDIGNYPITRGYNVGLSFGF; from the coding sequence ATGAAGTCAACACTTTACAGGCTTCTGCATTCCTCTCTTCTGGGGGCAGTCTTACTGCTCTGGAGTCTGAATGCCTCCGCTCAAGACCGTCGCATAACGGGTAAGATTAGTGGCGCCGATGGTGCAGTTCCGGGTGCTAACGTAGTCTTAAAGGGAACTACAACTGGTACTGCCACAGATGCTGAGGGTAATTTTACTATTAACGTTCGCGGTTCAAATCCAACCATTGTCATTTCGGCTATTGGATTCAAAACGCAGGAAGTTGCTGTTGGAAACCGTTCTGAAGTGAACGTAACGCTGGAAGATGAAGCTACTGCTCTGAACGAAGTCGTTGTAACGGGTTATTCGACAGAAAGCCGCCGTGAAACAACCGGCGCCGTGTCGACCGTAAAACCGGCTCAGTTAAAAGTGGTTCCTTCTACGAACGTAGAGCAGCAGTTGCAGGGTCGCGTATCCGGGGTAACCGTTATCACCAACGGTCAGCCGGGTACTAGTAGCCAGGTTCGTATTCGCGGCTTTGGTTCCTTCGGTGGTAACCAGCCATTGTATGTAGTCGATGGAGTCCCAACGCAAAACATTGCTTATCTGGCTCCTGACGACATTGAAAGTACCACCGTACTGAAAGATGCGGCTTCTGCTTCGATCTATGGTGCTCGCGCTGCCTCGGGTGTGATTGTGTTAACAACCAAAAAAGGTCAACGCAATGCCCAGAAGCTCACCGTAACTTATGATGGATTGTATGGTGTTACTGATCCAGGTAAAGGCCCGGCTACACTGAATCCACAGGAACAGGCCGACTGGACCTGGCAGGCCCGCAAGAACGACATCTATCAGGCAGGCGGCACAATTGGTCCAGATAGCTTCACAGGTATTGCCAACGGTCAGTATGGTGCGGGCCAGTCTCCGGTTCTTCCAGATTACCTACTCGTTGGCAGCAATGTTGGTCTGTCTGCATCGCAGGTTGATCTGGCTGCTGAAAAACTGAAGTATAATACAAATTCGGCCAACGGTCCGGTATATCTGGTTATTCCTTCTAACAAACAGGGAACAAACTGGTATAATGAAATCACTCGTGTAGCGCCACTGACCCGCCACACACTTGGTTTCTCGGGCGGAACTGCTTCAAGCCGGTATTATCTGAGCTTAAGCTATCAGAATCAGGCTGGTATTATCATTTATAACAACTATAAACGCTATACCTTCCGGGCCAATACCGAGTTTGACATTACGAAAAAACTACGCTTTGGCGAAAACCTGCAGATGGCTTATATCTCCAACACAGGTGTACTCGGGGGCGTTGGTAGCCAGTTAGGTAATGGTACAAACAACAACTCCAGCTCGCCATCCGACGAAAACGACGTGTTGTTAGCTTTCCGTATGGCACCCATCATTCCGGTATATAACTCCTTTGGAGGCTATGCCGGTACGGCGGCTAAAGGGTTCAACAACCCAAGCAACCCGGTAGCCAACCGTCAGGCAGCGCAGAACAACGGTAACTTCAATATTTACGGATTCGGTAACGCTTATCTGGAGTATGATCTGCTGCCATCTCTGACTCTGAAAAGTAGCATTGGTGGTACGTACTTCAGTAACTACTTCAATAGCTACGGTCGGGTTCAGTACGAAAACTCGGAGAACAACACCACCTATACCTATAGCGAAGGCTCTGGTTATGGTCTGGCCTGGACGTTCACCAATACCGCATCTTATAAACAACGCTTTGGCGTTCACGATGTAAGTGTTCTGGCGGGTATCGAAGCATTGAATACGGGAGCAGGTCGTAGCATCAGCGGCTCAGGCCAAAACCCATTCACGACCGATCCGAACTACGTCACGATCAGCACTACAACTCCGGGTGCCACTCGTAACGTAAACAGTGGCTATGGTTTGGGTAACAAGTTCTACTCGTTGTTCGCCCAGGCTCGCTACACGTTCAACGACAAGTACATTGTGACGGGTGTTGTTCGTCGGGATGGTTCGTCGCAGTTTGCGCCCAGCAACCGTTTCGGGGTGTTCCCGGCTATTTCGGCAGCATGGCGGATTTCGTCGGAAGAGTTCATGAAAAATCTGCCTTGGGTATCTGACCTGAAAATTCGTGGTGGTTATGGTATCATGGGTAACTCAAACTACCTGAGTGCTACCAACCAGTATAACCTGTTTGCCTCGAACGCTGGTAATGGTTACGACATCAGTGGTACCAACAACAGTATCTCGGCTGGTTTCTACCGGAGCCAGATTGGTAACCCAACGGCTAAATGGGAAAGCAGCGTTACCTCGAACATTGGTCTGGACGGATCGTTCTTCAACAACAAGTTAGAGTTAATCCTCGACTTCTGGCGGAAAGATACCAAAGATCTGCTGTTCCAGCTTAGCCTTCCAGGTGTAGTAGGTGTGCGCGCATCAGCTCCTTATTCAAACGTTGCCAGCATGCGTAACCAGGGTATCGACATCACGGCCATTACCCGCGGTAACATCACCAGCGATCTGGGTTATGAAGTTACTGTTGTTGGCGGTTTCCTGAGCAACAAAATTGTTTCGCTGGCTCCTGGCGTACCTTACTTTGCATCGGGCGGTACTCGTCTGAATGGTAACGTAGTTCGTAACCAGCCAGGTCAGCCGATCTCGTCGTTCTTCGGTTATAAAGTGATTGGCCTCTTCAACAGCAAAGAAGAAGTTGCCGCAGCTCCTACGCAGGATGGTGCCGCTCCGGGTCGTTTCCGGTATGCTGATATCAATGGCGATGGCAAAATCGATGACAACGACCGGACTTTCCTGGGAAGCCCAGTTCCGAAATTTACGGGTAGTATCACGCTGACGTTGAAGTATAAAGGTTTCGATCTGAACACTAACCTCTATGCGTCGATCGGCAACAAGCTTTTCAACAACCAGCGCTGGTTCACCGATTTCTATCCTTCATTTACGGGAGCCGCTGTTAGTGCCCGCGTGAAAGATTCGTGGTTGCCAACACATACCAATACGGATATACCCATCTTCGAAAGTGCATCGAACTTCAGCACCAACACGCAGCCTAACTCCTACTACGTAGAAAATGGTTCGTATGGTCGGATGCAGTATCTGAACATTGGCTATACGTTCCCGTCGGTGATTCTGAACCGGATCAAAATGAGCCGTCTGCGGATTTCGGCTTCGGCAACGAACCTGTTCACGATCACCAAATATAAAGGCCTTGATCCGGGTGTAGGTGGTGCAGCCGATACAAACTTCGGTATCGATATCGGTAACTACCCAATCACTCGCGGCTATAACGTTGGTTTAAGCTTTGGTTTCTAA
- a CDS encoding NFACT RNA binding domain-containing protein, with protein sequence MHTNYYFLRQLAVALEPDLTGLRFLECFSQDRDEVILVFAQAKGKLNYYKPFYVKATLRPDFSGLMFPDSVQRARTNSADLFEDVITSHTVDSFDSTTGENGAKWPGRAVVGVRAFLNERCLAILLEDNYTMLFKFFGNRPNLLAFYNNTVIDSFNQKLLTDRNLVLDAFDRPIDQSWEAYVKAGFDHRKLFPTFGKVVNQQLTELGVGTGKLTAEEQWNVIQQTLAQLERPRYYLTRLQHIPTLSLVPIGDIQREFEGPIEAANRFYAAYNGLNTFEREKGELLRLLEKRRKRAESLIEVNLQRMITREEGASHEEIGHILMANLHDIPTSPNVKSPETVTLTDFYRDRPIIIKLKTDLTPQKNAENYYRKAKNEKIEEDYLNRQIVANEAELNRIDQQKADLEAILTLKELRRYVKQHNLLGELTGTQTGGDASQLFKEVVINNFRILIGRNAKNNDLLTQKYAYKEDLWLHARDVPGSHVVIKYQAGKPFPKNVIERAGELAAWYSKRRTDSLCPVTVTPKKFVRKPKGLAEGQVVIEKEDVILVEPKE encoded by the coding sequence ATGCATACGAATTACTATTTTCTGCGCCAGCTTGCAGTAGCGCTCGAACCTGATCTGACTGGCCTTCGCTTTCTGGAATGCTTTAGTCAGGATCGTGATGAGGTAATACTGGTCTTTGCGCAGGCGAAAGGAAAGCTTAACTATTACAAGCCATTTTACGTGAAGGCAACCCTTCGGCCCGACTTTTCGGGGCTGATGTTTCCGGACTCCGTGCAGCGTGCCCGCACCAATAGTGCCGACCTTTTTGAGGACGTTATCACGAGTCATACGGTCGATTCCTTTGACAGTACAACTGGTGAGAATGGAGCAAAATGGCCCGGCCGAGCCGTTGTAGGTGTTCGTGCCTTTTTGAATGAACGCTGTCTGGCCATTTTGCTGGAAGATAATTATACGATGTTGTTTAAGTTCTTTGGCAATCGCCCCAATTTGCTGGCTTTCTATAACAACACCGTCATTGATTCATTTAATCAGAAACTCCTGACCGATCGGAATCTGGTACTGGATGCATTTGACCGGCCAATCGACCAATCGTGGGAGGCTTATGTAAAAGCGGGCTTCGATCATCGTAAACTATTTCCGACGTTCGGCAAAGTGGTAAACCAGCAACTAACGGAATTGGGTGTTGGCACCGGAAAACTCACTGCTGAAGAACAATGGAATGTTATTCAGCAAACGCTTGCTCAGCTCGAACGGCCTCGTTATTATCTAACCAGGTTGCAGCATATTCCTACGCTTAGTTTAGTACCAATAGGCGACATACAGCGTGAATTTGAAGGCCCAATCGAAGCCGCTAACCGATTTTATGCTGCATATAATGGTCTGAATACGTTTGAGCGCGAAAAGGGAGAGCTATTACGACTCCTCGAAAAACGCCGAAAACGGGCCGAATCCTTAATCGAAGTCAATTTGCAGCGGATGATAACCCGCGAAGAAGGAGCCAGTCACGAAGAAATCGGTCATATTTTGATGGCTAATCTGCACGATATACCTACCAGCCCCAATGTGAAATCGCCCGAAACGGTAACCTTAACGGATTTTTACCGTGATCGACCCATCATAATAAAATTAAAAACGGATCTGACCCCCCAAAAGAATGCTGAGAATTATTATCGGAAAGCCAAAAATGAAAAAATAGAAGAGGATTATCTAAATCGGCAGATTGTGGCTAATGAAGCCGAACTAAACCGAATCGACCAGCAGAAGGCCGATCTGGAGGCCATTCTGACCCTGAAAGAACTACGGCGCTATGTCAAACAGCATAACCTGTTGGGAGAACTGACAGGGACTCAAACGGGGGGCGATGCATCGCAACTCTTCAAGGAAGTTGTGATTAATAATTTTCGGATACTGATTGGGCGAAATGCCAAAAATAATGACCTCCTGACGCAGAAATATGCCTACAAGGAAGACTTGTGGCTACATGCCCGCGATGTGCCAGGATCGCACGTAGTAATTAAATATCAGGCTGGTAAGCCATTTCCCAAAAACGTGATAGAAAGGGCCGGAGAACTGGCCGCGTGGTATTCAAAACGTCGTACGGATAGCCTATGCCCGGTAACGGTAACGCCTAAAAAATTTGTCCGAAAGCCTAAAGGACTTGCTGAAGGGCAGGTGGTAATTGAAAAGGAAGACGTCATTCTGGTTGAACCAAAAGAGTAA
- a CDS encoding glycosyltransferase family 1 protein has protein sequence MKLTDSTPDSADAANSSTSRSAMAGENHFSTPFSVGDVHDLICFSHLRWNFVYQRPQHLLTRATKNYRVWVLEEPIWDSDFRLNVCQQMDQLTVLVPHLPHGTSPTDAIELQRQLLDQFLRAERIEKYIAWYYTPMALLFSDHLRPNLTVYDCMDELSAFLGAPPQLIEQEQKLLERADLVFTGGYSLYEAKQNRHPSVFAFPSSIDFAHFSAARQPCPDPVDQQNLPNPRLGFSGVIDERFDNGLIQQLAERRPEWQFILLGPVVKVDPATLPKGPNIHFLGMKPYAELPSYFSNWAVALLPFALNESTRFISPTKTPEYLAAGLPVVSAPIRDVVRTYGCSDFVQIADSVTTFETAIETALAAKHPGNWDAIDAFLTENSWNNTWSEMNRLMVAHMSLALEQ, from the coding sequence ATGAAACTTACGGACTCAACGCCTGATTCAGCCGATGCCGCTAATTCGTCAACGTCCCGGTCAGCTATGGCTGGTGAAAATCATTTTTCCACTCCGTTTTCGGTCGGTGATGTCCACGACCTGATATGCTTCTCGCACCTTCGCTGGAATTTCGTCTATCAACGGCCTCAGCATCTCCTGACCAGAGCTACTAAAAACTATCGGGTGTGGGTTCTGGAAGAGCCTATCTGGGATTCCGATTTCCGGCTCAATGTATGCCAGCAAATGGATCAGCTCACGGTGCTGGTTCCCCATCTGCCACATGGCACTAGCCCCACCGACGCAATTGAATTGCAACGGCAGCTACTCGACCAATTTTTACGGGCCGAACGCATTGAAAAATATATTGCCTGGTACTATACACCCATGGCCCTCCTCTTCAGCGACCATCTTCGCCCCAATTTAACCGTCTACGATTGCATGGACGAACTTTCTGCCTTTCTGGGAGCCCCTCCTCAGTTGATCGAGCAGGAGCAGAAACTTCTGGAACGGGCCGATCTGGTTTTTACGGGCGGTTATAGTCTGTACGAAGCCAAACAAAACCGGCATCCGAGTGTTTTTGCGTTTCCGAGTAGCATCGATTTCGCTCACTTTTCGGCAGCCCGGCAGCCCTGCCCTGATCCAGTTGATCAACAAAATCTACCCAATCCACGACTTGGCTTTAGTGGCGTAATCGACGAACGATTCGACAACGGGCTAATCCAGCAACTAGCCGAACGACGCCCCGAATGGCAATTTATATTGTTAGGCCCCGTAGTTAAAGTTGATCCGGCAACGCTCCCTAAAGGCCCTAACATTCATTTTTTGGGCATGAAACCCTATGCCGAATTACCATCCTACTTTAGCAACTGGGCAGTAGCGCTGCTACCTTTTGCCCTCAACGAATCAACCCGGTTCATCAGCCCTACCAAAACCCCCGAGTATCTGGCTGCGGGTTTACCCGTTGTTTCGGCCCCCATTCGCGATGTCGTACGTACCTATGGCTGTTCCGATTTTGTTCAGATTGCCGATTCAGTGACTACTTTTGAAACAGCTATTGAAACGGCTCTGGCGGCAAAGCATCCCGGAAACTGGGATGCGATTGATGCCTTCTTGACCGAAAACTCATGGAACAACACCTGGAGCGAAATGAACCGGCTCATGGTAGCTCATATGAGTCTGGCTCTGGAACAGTAA
- a CDS encoding ATP-binding protein, translating into MNHLSQPQVVQPGFGLSTEESALLWQQVLTHSINGLVGLVAVRDDTSPHRAIVNFRYLFMNQTALRDTLQNNNPANNPITGQLLTDFFPFIRESKLWQTYIKVVETGEASRVEQSFRIGDREAWVIQSASAFGTDGLLLSYTDTSDLHQTARRLAQQTTLLNGVLNSSPNAIVVFEAIRSPQQAITNFQVTLANRQFETLAGQATVRFTGLMLTDFYPLKPERMVRLCERIDAGQSVEIDEFIPMLNRWFHITLTPLNDGFVATLQDITASKQMHQQLEATVQELHRSNESLEQFAYVASHDLQEPLRKIIAFGDVLSNQFSNELSEPASDLIRRMQGSARRMRSLVQDLLTYSRLSGDTKTFGLVDLNQLIASVAEDLELAILDQKAQLTTGHLPLVWGDASLLRQLFQNLLSNALKFQKAQTDGTKIPPFITVNGYAATEAELPDGFLKTDAFQIGKRFAVISVKDNGIGFDERYLDRIFTIFRRLHGRMHYTGTGTGLAICKKVVDIHGGYITASSQEGHGATFRVYLPLPQSASGGHRHTLKPLPQ; encoded by the coding sequence ATGAATCACCTATCTCAACCCCAAGTTGTACAGCCTGGTTTTGGCCTATCAACCGAAGAGAGTGCGCTCTTATGGCAACAAGTTCTGACTCATTCGATCAATGGACTGGTAGGACTGGTAGCTGTTCGAGACGACACGTCTCCCCATAGAGCTATCGTCAACTTTCGCTATCTGTTTATGAACCAGACAGCGTTGCGCGATACATTACAAAATAATAACCCCGCCAATAATCCGATTACGGGCCAATTACTAACCGATTTTTTTCCATTTATTCGTGAATCGAAACTTTGGCAAACCTACATTAAGGTTGTCGAAACCGGCGAAGCCAGTCGGGTTGAACAAAGTTTTCGTATCGGCGACCGCGAAGCCTGGGTAATCCAGTCGGCATCCGCTTTCGGCACCGACGGCCTGCTGCTCTCTTATACCGATACCAGCGACCTACACCAAACGGCCCGTCGGCTTGCCCAGCAGACCACGCTGCTCAACGGTGTGCTAAATTCATCGCCCAATGCCATAGTCGTTTTTGAGGCCATACGAAGCCCTCAACAAGCAATCACGAACTTTCAGGTTACGTTAGCCAATCGGCAGTTCGAAACCCTGGCGGGTCAGGCAACGGTCCGGTTTACGGGCTTGATGCTGACTGATTTTTATCCGCTAAAGCCCGAACGGATGGTTCGATTGTGCGAACGGATCGATGCGGGGCAGTCAGTTGAAATCGACGAATTTATTCCGATGCTAAACCGATGGTTTCATATTACGCTGACCCCGCTAAACGATGGTTTTGTTGCTACACTACAGGACATAACAGCCTCCAAACAAATGCATCAGCAGTTGGAAGCTACCGTTCAGGAACTCCACCGATCAAACGAGAGTCTGGAACAGTTTGCTTATGTAGCTTCGCACGACTTACAGGAACCCCTGCGTAAAATCATTGCCTTTGGCGATGTACTCAGCAATCAGTTTTCAAACGAACTAAGTGAACCTGCTTCTGATCTGATCCGACGAATGCAGGGTTCAGCCCGACGGATGCGATCTTTGGTTCAGGATTTACTAACTTACTCGCGTTTATCAGGCGATACCAAAACATTTGGTCTGGTCGATCTGAATCAACTCATAGCTTCGGTAGCCGAAGATCTGGAACTGGCAATTTTAGATCAGAAGGCTCAGCTTACCACTGGTCATTTACCCCTCGTTTGGGGCGACGCATCGTTGTTGCGGCAATTATTTCAGAATTTATTGAGCAACGCTCTGAAGTTTCAGAAAGCACAAACCGACGGCACAAAAATTCCCCCTTTCATTACGGTTAACGGATATGCAGCTACCGAAGCTGAATTACCCGACGGTTTCCTGAAAACGGATGCCTTCCAGATTGGAAAACGATTCGCGGTTATATCCGTAAAGGATAATGGTATTGGTTTTGATGAGCGGTATCTAGACCGGATCTTTACAATTTTCCGGAGGCTTCACGGGCGTATGCACTATACGGGTACAGGCACAGGTCTGGCTATTTGCAAAAAGGTTGTAGACATTCATGGAGGTTATATAACCGCAAGCAGCCAGGAGGGGCATGGAGCTACATTTCGAGTGTATCTGCCTTTGCCGCAATCGGCCAGCGGAGGGCATCGGCACACGCTGAAGCCACTCCCTCAATAA
- a CDS encoding VOC family protein yields the protein MKKLFIPLLFTCICLVSTSVLAQDKLGIVRHNHLSIHVKDVPKSAAFYRDVMGLKPIPVPDNLKAIRAWFDLGDGQQIHLLNGRTEDIVHDKNGSHFALFVADINKSEQYLKSQNIAFHRQVRFDGVVQVYFSDLDGYLFKLNEAPKQTKAY from the coding sequence ATGAAAAAACTGTTTATTCCCTTATTGTTTACTTGCATTTGCCTGGTATCGACTTCGGTATTAGCCCAGGATAAACTTGGTATTGTGCGGCATAATCACCTCTCTATACACGTGAAAGATGTGCCCAAAAGTGCAGCATTCTATCGTGACGTAATGGGACTTAAGCCAATTCCGGTTCCAGATAATCTGAAAGCGATCCGCGCGTGGTTCGATCTGGGCGACGGTCAGCAAATTCACCTGCTCAATGGTCGCACAGAAGACATTGTGCATGATAAGAATGGGAGCCACTTTGCCTTGTTTGTAGCCGACATTAACAAATCAGAACAATACTTAAAGTCGCAGAATATTGCCTTTCATCGACAGGTTCGATTTGACGGCGTTGTTCAGGTTTACTTTTCAGATCTTGATGGATACTTATTCAAATTAAATGAGGCTCCAAAGCAAACTAAAGCTTATTGA
- a CDS encoding M1 family aminopeptidase: MPAQVKAQPDTTDNGWLFCQQGKIRYAQKLAANPKARLAYPGDQSIDITYYGLDLKLTHTPNYLRGAATITLKSTAASTNSFFLDFNSTTAAGGLGLQVDSVKANGQHLSYQHAQNRLTITPAQSLTNGQALTLTVYYQGIPNSRDLGSFVFGKHEATNDPVIWSLSEPYGSPDWFPCKDTPGDKADSSAVSITAPAQFVSVSNGVLVSTTDNADGTRTYRWKNSYPIAQYLISIALTNYQQFDTPITVGGQQLPITHYIYPETLPQVQSNLALTPKMIQLFTNRFGSYPFWRAKYGHAQIGRYTGGMEHQTISSMEDRALTPRVIAHELAHQWFGDKITCRDWQNIWLNEGFASYAEAVYVESESGKAGYQSTMNNFMASARAATGSIYVQDISNFNNIFNSNRTYAKGATVLHMLRGVVGDSTFFRILRTYAATPSLAYNTAITEDFQAVAEQVSGQKLDYFFKQWIYGEGYPVYRATAYVVNTATNVMVQLQQRNATATNPASFTMPVQLQIQSAAGDTLVTVFHTQADQTFTLPCRGTVTGVIIDPNNLLLKVAENTILSPITAINEPKPTQFGVYPNPAQETITIDFSLQRAGPVTLTLTNTSGQRVGGLTEANVGSGRHTRMLSLHGLSAGRYIVTLHSGNGHESRVVLIH, translated from the coding sequence TTGCCAGCTCAGGTCAAGGCTCAGCCCGACACGACCGATAACGGATGGTTATTCTGCCAACAGGGAAAAATCCGGTATGCTCAGAAACTGGCAGCAAACCCGAAGGCGCGGCTTGCCTACCCCGGCGATCAGTCGATTGATATTACCTATTATGGTCTCGACCTCAAGTTAACCCATACGCCAAACTACTTGCGCGGAGCTGCAACCATAACGCTCAAAAGTACGGCAGCTTCGACTAACAGCTTCTTTCTCGACTTCAACTCAACCACGGCCGCTGGCGGATTAGGTCTACAGGTCGACTCAGTAAAAGCCAATGGCCAGCACCTGAGCTACCAACACGCACAAAACCGCCTGACCATCACTCCAGCTCAATCGCTAACTAACGGTCAGGCACTAACGCTGACTGTTTACTATCAGGGCATTCCAAACAGCCGCGATCTGGGGAGTTTCGTTTTTGGTAAACATGAAGCCACAAACGACCCGGTGATCTGGAGTTTAAGTGAGCCTTATGGCTCGCCCGACTGGTTTCCGTGCAAAGATACCCCCGGCGACAAAGCCGATTCATCGGCCGTTAGTATAACAGCGCCCGCTCAGTTCGTATCGGTATCCAATGGCGTACTTGTCAGTACGACCGATAATGCCGATGGCACCCGAACCTACCGCTGGAAGAACAGCTATCCAATTGCGCAATATCTCATTTCGATTGCCCTAACCAATTATCAGCAGTTCGATACCCCCATTACTGTTGGTGGACAGCAACTCCCAATTACTCACTACATCTATCCCGAAACCTTACCACAGGTTCAGTCCAATCTGGCGCTTACACCTAAAATGATTCAGTTATTTACGAATCGATTTGGCTCTTATCCCTTCTGGCGGGCGAAGTATGGTCATGCACAAATTGGACGGTATACGGGCGGTATGGAACATCAGACCATTTCGTCGATGGAAGATCGGGCACTAACGCCCAGAGTTATTGCCCATGAGTTGGCTCATCAGTGGTTTGGTGATAAAATCACCTGCCGGGATTGGCAGAATATCTGGCTCAACGAGGGATTTGCTTCCTATGCGGAAGCTGTTTATGTGGAGTCGGAAAGTGGAAAGGCGGGTTATCAATCAACCATGAATAATTTTATGGCTAGTGCCCGAGCTGCTACTGGATCAATCTACGTACAGGACATCAGCAACTTCAACAATATTTTCAACTCCAACCGAACATATGCCAAGGGAGCTACCGTTTTGCATATGCTCAGGGGTGTTGTTGGCGACAGCACCTTCTTCCGGATTCTGCGCACCTATGCGGCTACTCCCTCACTTGCCTACAATACAGCCATTACTGAAGATTTCCAGGCAGTGGCCGAACAGGTATCGGGGCAAAAATTAGATTATTTCTTTAAGCAATGGATTTATGGCGAAGGCTATCCGGTCTACCGGGCAACGGCCTATGTGGTCAATACCGCTACCAATGTCATGGTGCAGCTACAACAACGAAATGCGACTGCTACCAATCCAGCTTCATTTACCATGCCCGTACAGCTCCAGATACAATCAGCGGCTGGCGACACCTTAGTAACCGTATTCCATACGCAGGCCGACCAGACATTCACGCTCCCTTGCCGGGGCACAGTGACCGGAGTTATCATCGACCCAAACAATCTTCTGTTGAAAGTGGCAGAGAACACCATTCTGTCGCCAATAACAGCTATCAACGAGCCAAAACCAACCCAGTTCGGCGTCTATCCAAACCCCGCTCAGGAAACCATAACCATTGATTTTTCGCTACAGCGGGCGGGGCCTGTTACACTAACCCTTACCAATACGTCGGGCCAGCGAGTTGGCGGTTTGACAGAGGCAAATGTTGGCTCGGGCAGGCATACCCGAATGCTTAGTTTGCACGGCTTATCGGCAGGTCGTTATATCGTAACACTTCATAGCGGAAACGGCCACGAAAGCCGGGTAGTTTTAATTCACTGA
- a CDS encoding DUF4230 domain-containing protein: MDFLTIVLLLLVGVGGGVALGNALRGRSGKTDVRHESTLLLERIEKVFKVVMAEGYFSEIYNYQDQKKILYLLNDPKKAMIIAKSKVLVGFDFAKVRFRTPENGTKKLVIESFPQPEILSIDTDYKFYDIQAGILNHFSSEDYTQILDEAKQAMNDRALQSDLPKIANNQIQYMMYQLANSMGWHLQLPEAEQKELEALKAQTENKTDRPKQLQAEQ; encoded by the coding sequence ATGGATTTCTTAACAATTGTCTTACTGCTTCTGGTTGGCGTTGGTGGGGGCGTTGCATTAGGCAATGCACTACGGGGGCGTTCGGGCAAAACAGACGTTCGCCACGAATCGACTCTATTGCTGGAGCGTATCGAAAAAGTGTTTAAGGTCGTGATGGCAGAGGGTTATTTTTCTGAAATTTATAATTATCAGGATCAGAAAAAGATTCTCTATCTACTGAACGACCCCAAGAAAGCAATGATCATTGCCAAATCGAAAGTGCTGGTAGGGTTTGACTTTGCGAAAGTTCGTTTTCGAACACCGGAAAACGGAACCAAAAAATTAGTCATCGAATCGTTTCCCCAGCCCGAAATACTATCGATCGACACCGACTATAAGTTTTATGACATTCAGGCGGGCATACTAAACCACTTCAGCAGCGAGGATTATACCCAAATTCTGGACGAGGCTAAACAAGCCATGAATGATCGGGCGCTTCAAAGTGATCTGCCCAAAATTGCCAACAATCAGATTCAATATATGATGTATCAGTTGGCGAACTCAATGGGTTGGCACCTTCAGTTGCCCGAAGCAGAGCAAAAAGAGCTGGAGGCTCTGAAAGCCCAGACTGAAAACAAAACAGATAGACCAAAACAGCTCCAGGCTGAACAATAA